The Fusobacterium sp. DNA segment TTCCTTTATGTCCTTGAGCCATACCATCACAACAAGCTATTGTTCCAAATTCAACTGGAGTTCCTCCTGCACGATAAATTCCATCTCTTACTCTTTGAGCTACTTGTCTTAAATTAAAATGTCCTGGAACCCCTTCATTCCATGAATTTGCTATTCCAATTATTGGTCTTTCCAAGTCATCAGTGGTATAACCCATTGATTTGAATGTTGCTCTATAATATTGCGTACTCAATCCTTCTAAGATTATTTTACTTCTTTTCCCATTTGACATTTCCATTCCTCCTAAATTAATTATTTTTGTTTTTTTAAACTAACTATCAATTTTATATATTTATAAGTATTTAAAAATTTCACTTTGATTCGTATATACAAACTTAGTTTTTATATGCGAATCGTTACAAAATAATAATAACATCCTTTTATATATAAGTCAATATGTTCTATTAAAAAATTTTTATCATTATTTTCAATCATCATTTTTAAGCATATTTTATAGAAAAAAAATTTACAATTTAATTAATTATACTTTATTTATATGTAGTTCTTGTATGTATATACAAACTGTTTAAAATTTGATATAATCAAATTATTAATATTTAGGAGGTGCCTTTTCATGGCAAAGACTGAACACAGACCTACAGCTCGTGTACTTAATATTCTTGAATTACTGGCTGCTAATCAAGAAGGTTTAACTTTGACAGAGATCGCTGAAGCTATTGATGCACCTAAAAGCAGTATACTGCCTTTAATTCATACTATGGCTCAACGTAAATTTATATTTTTTGATGTACACACTTATAAGTATAGTATAGGTATAGGGTCTTTTTGCGTTGGATCAGCTTATACGAGCAATATGAATGCTCTTCAGTTCATAAAATCTGAAATGAAATATATTGTGAAAAAAACTAATGAAATCTGCCAAATGGGGATATTTGACAGAGGAAAGGTATTATATGTAGCAAAAGTAGATTCTGATGATCCCATCCGTATCATTTCATATGTGGGAAAAAGACTTCCTGCCTATTGTACGGCTTTAGGTAAAGCTCTGCTCTGCCAAAAAAATATCAAAGAATTAAAAGAACTTTACCCTGATGGGTTGAAAAAATATACTTCTAATACTATAACTGACTTTGAAGTACTTGCAGATCAGCTTAAAGAAATAAGACAAACTATGATTGCAACTGAAAATGGAGAAGTAAATGAACAATCTGACTGTATCAGTGTCCCCCTTTTTAAAGAAAATGATATACTTGCTGCTATCAGTGTAAGTGTTCCTTCATTTAGAATGACAGAAGAGAAAACTGAACTTATAAAATCAATGCTTTTAGAAACTAAAACTAAAATTGAGACTTTTTTCCGTGAACATGATATAGACAGTACACAGCTTACTCTTTCTAATTAGTAAAGGAGAATAAATATGGACAGATTAATACCTTTGAATATTAATTTTATTTCAGCAACAGAAAATAATAATTTTATTCATCCTGTTATCATTCAAAGTGATAAAGAAAATATTCTTATAGATTGTGGAACTCCTGATTCTCTTCCTCTTTTAGAAAAAGAAGCTCAAAAAAATAATTTTGATCTTTCAAAACTTACAAAAATAATAATAACACATCATGACCATGACCATATGGGTGCTCTCTATGAAATAAAAGAAAAATATCCTCATATACAAGTAGTTTCTTCTTTGGTAGAAAAGCCATATATTGAAGGAATGAAAAAATCTTTAAGACTGGAGCAGGCTGAAAAAATATATCCAACTCTCTCTGAGAAAGAAAGGTTAAATGCTGACTATTTCCATAATATGCTAAAATCTATAAAACATGTTCCTGTTGATATTACAATAGATGGAAATCATGAATTAGACTGGTGTGGTGGAATAAAAATAATTTCTACTCCTGGACATATGCCTGGTCATATCTCTATTTATTCTAAAAAGTTCAAA contains these protein-coding regions:
- a CDS encoding IclR family transcriptional regulator, with product MAKTEHRPTARVLNILELLAANQEGLTLTEIAEAIDAPKSSILPLIHTMAQRKFIFFDVHTYKYSIGIGSFCVGSAYTSNMNALQFIKSEMKYIVKKTNEICQMGIFDRGKVLYVAKVDSDDPIRIISYVGKRLPAYCTALGKALLCQKNIKELKELYPDGLKKYTSNTITDFEVLADQLKEIRQTMIATENGEVNEQSDCISVPLFKENDILAAISVSVPSFRMTEEKTELIKSMLLETKTKIETFFREHDIDSTQLTLSN
- a CDS encoding MBL fold metallo-hydrolase, whose amino-acid sequence is MDRLIPLNINFISATENNNFIHPVIIQSDKENILIDCGTPDSLPLLEKEAQKNNFDLSKLTKIIITHHDHDHMGALYEIKEKYPHIQVVSSLVEKPYIEGMKKSLRLEQAEKIYPTLSEKERLNADYFHNMLKSIKHVPVDITIDGNHELDWCGGIKIISTPGHMPGHISIYSKKFKTLITGDAMIIENERLFLANPQYTLDMEEAINSIRKFLEYDIQQIVCYHGGTIKGDITYKIKKILNK